One stretch of Vulpes lagopus strain Blue_001 chromosome 12, ASM1834538v1, whole genome shotgun sequence DNA includes these proteins:
- the NEUROD2 gene encoding neurogenic differentiation factor 2: MLTRLFSEPGLLSDVPKFASWGDGDDDEPRSDKGDAPPPPPPPPGPGAPGPARAAKPVPLRADEVPEAALAEVKEEGELGGEEEEEEEEEEGLDEAEGERPKKRGPKKRKMTKARLERSKLRRQKANARERNRMHDLNAALDNLRKVVPCYSKTQKLSKIETLRLAKNYIWALSEILRSGKRPDLVSYVQTLCKGLSQPTTNLVAGCLQLNSRNFLTEQGADGTGRFHGSGGPFAMHPYPYPCSRLAGAQCQAAGGLGGGAAHALRTHGYCAAYETLYAAAGGGGASPDYNSSEYEGPLSPPLCLNGNFSLKQDSSPDHEKSYHYSMHYSALPGSRPTGHGLVFGSSAVRGGVHSENLLSYDMHLHHDRGPMYEELNAFFHN; this comes from the coding sequence ATGCTGACCCGCCTGTTCAGCGAGCCCGGTCTCCTCTCGGACGTGCCCAAGTTCGCCAGCTGGGGCGACGGCGACGACGACGAGCCGAGGAGCGACAAGGGCgacgcgccgccgccgccgccgccgccgccggggcccggggctccggggcccGCCCGGGCCGCCAAGCCAGTCCCTCTCCGCGCAGACGAGGTGCCGGAGGCCGCGCTGGCCGAGGTGAAGGAGGAAGGCGAGCTGGGGGgcgaggaggaagaggaagaggaggaggaggaagggctggaCGAGGCAGAGGGCGAGCGGCCCAAGAAGCGCGGGCCCAAGAAGCGCAAGATGACCAAGGCGCGCCTGGAGCGCTCCAAGCTGCGGCGGCAGAAGGCTAACGCGCGGGAGCGCAACCGCATGCACGACCTGAACGCGGCGCTGGACAACCTGCGGAAGGTGGTGCCCTGCTACTCCAAGACACAGAAGCTGTCCAAGATCGAGACGCTGCGCCTAGCCAAGAACTACATCTGGGCGCTCTCGGAGATCCTGCGCTCCGGCAAGCGGCCCGACCTGGTGTCCTACGTGCAGACGCTGTGCAAGGGTCTGTCGCAGCCCACCACCAACCTGGTGGCCGGCTGCCTGCAGCTCAACTCGCGCAACTTCCTCACGGAGCAGGGCGCCGACGGCACGGGCCGCTTCCACGGCTCGGGGGGCCCGTTTGCCATGCATCCCTACCCGTACCCGTGCTCGCGCCTGGCGGGCGCACAGTGCCAGGCGGCGGGCGGCCTGGGCGGCGGCGCGGCGCACGCCCTGCGGACCCACGGCTACTGCGCCGCCTACGAGACGCTGTATGctgcggcgggcggcggcggcgcgagcCCGGACTACAACAGCTCCGAGTACGAGGGCCCGCTCAGCCCCCCGCTCTGTCTCAATGGCAACTTCTCACTCAAGCAGGACTCGTCGCCCGACCACGAGAAGAGCTACCATTATTCTATGCACTACTCGGCGCTGCCCGGCTCGCGGCCCACGGGCCACGGGCTGGTCTTCGGCTCGTCGGCTGTGCGCGGGGGCGTCCACTCGGAGAATCTCTTGTCTTACGATATGCACCTTCACCACGACCGGGGCCCCATGTACGAGGAGCTCAATGCGTTTTTCCATAACTGA